Below is a window of Gilliamella sp. ESL0405 DNA.
TAAATCAAAAGTGGGCTGATTGGTTAGAGCCAATTAGTTTGGAAAAACCAACTGGTGAAGATTTAACTTATCATGATACTTTTCAGGAGATAAAAGAGGAGATTGCTAAACTTTCTGGTATTGATTATCAAATGGTTGCTATTGAAAGCGAAAATATACTAAAACAAAATAGTAAAGATATTCGAGTTGCAACTTATTATTGTTTAGCTCGCCTAAATTTAGATGGTGTTGACGGCTACACCGATGGGGTTGAATTACTGGCTGGATTACTCGATAAATTTGGAACAATAATTTACCCTTCACGGCATAATATTCGGAAAAATGCTATTGAGTGGTTAGCAAACGCTAGATTTATAGAGTTATTAGCTAATTTAAGACCACTACCCGAAGCTAATCTAACACGAATCATTTTTGCTTTAAATTTGATTGAAACGACATGCCAATCACTATTTGTAAGTGAAACATCTGAACAATTTATCGAAGCACCAGACCTATCCGCACTGGTCAGCTTTTTTAGTAATAACTTGAAGCATGAAGCCAAAAATTCTCAAGTTGAAGTTGCTACCGCAAGTGAGCCTCAAGTCATACCTGCATCGGAATCAACACCTAAAATAGTCGAGGTTAAAATTGGATCGCAACGAGAATTACTCGATCAAGCACGTAAAATGGCGGTTTTCTTACGTGAGAAACCAGAAGGTTATCTTGCGGCAGCTCGCTTTTTACGAATTTTGCGCTGGGATACCGTTTTGGAGTTACCACCTACTGATCATCGAGGAAGAACACGTTTACCTGCACCAAGAGCTGAGCTAAAACAAAATATCAGCCGATTAATTATTCAGCAGCAATGGTTAGATCTTTTCGAACGTGTAGAAGCTGCTTTTATGGAAGGGGCTAATCATTTTTGGTTAGATCTTCAACGTGCAACCGTGCTTTCTTTCCAAAAAATGGGCGGACAATATCAAGCATGGGCTGATATATTTTTAACAGATATTGGCTTAATGCTTGAACGGTTAAATGGAATTGAGAGACTGAGCTACGAAAATGGTATGCCTTTTGCCGATGATGAAACACTCAGTTGGATAGCCAGTAATGCCCGTATTCACCATTTAGATGAAGGTGATAGTATCGCCCCCATTTCTATATCTGGTGAGAACAACTGGAGTGAAATAGAAACGCAAGCATTAGAATTAGCTCATAGTGAAAGTTTAGAGCAAGCCTTTCAATGGTTACAAAATATGCCGTCAATCAGAACAGCAAAGCAGCGGTATCTAGTTCAATATACACAAGCAAGAGTTGCTGAACAATTTGGCAAACATGATGTTGCCTTAAATTTATTGACAGGCTTAAATGGCCAACAGCAAGGTATCTCATTTTTGGAGTGGGAACCTGAATTACTATTTGATGTTAAACGTTGTCTGTTAAGGTTATTGAAGCAGAAAAATAAATCTAAAGATAACACAAAAATAGAGCTGTTGGAAAAAATAGACTTATTACAACATGAATTAATGCAGCTTGACCCTGCTCGAGCATTGAGTTTTATTTAAGAATAAATTCAACTAACGGTCTGAATAAAAACAGGCGAAATAAATTCAATAAAATATAACGTTACAATAAAAGAGATAAACAATGGATGATTTAATTTTAGGCTACTATGAATCGGAAATGCGATATTTGCGAGAGGCCGGAAAGGAATTTGCAAAAATACATCCTGATAGAGCGAATTTATTAAATTTAGATAATGTCGGGGACAGAGACCCTTATGTGGAGCGATTATTTGAAGGATTTGCTTTTTTAACAGGACGATTACGTCAAAAGATTGATGATGATTTACCTGAGTTAACTGAAAGCCTAGTGACTTTACTTTGGCCTCACTATTTACGTTTAATTCCGTCATTATCAATCGTTGAATTAACGCCTAATTTTTCGACATTATCACGTCAAGAGTTAATCCCAAAAGGTTTACAAATGCAGACTGAACCTGTTGGGCAGGTTGGCACTAAATGTCCATTTAGAACAACTCAGGCGGTAACATTACAGCCAATTAAAATCAGTCAAGTTAACCTTGGTATTAATCATGATGG
It encodes the following:
- the tssA gene encoding type VI secretion system protein TssA; amino-acid sequence: MFSQLLSRLFGTQDPDESIKKELNQKWADWLEPISLEKPTGEDLTYHDTFQEIKEEIAKLSGIDYQMVAIESENILKQNSKDIRVATYYCLARLNLDGVDGYTDGVELLAGLLDKFGTIIYPSRHNIRKNAIEWLANARFIELLANLRPLPEANLTRIIFALNLIETTCQSLFVSETSEQFIEAPDLSALVSFFSNNLKHEAKNSQVEVATASEPQVIPASESTPKIVEVKIGSQRELLDQARKMAVFLREKPEGYLAAARFLRILRWDTVLELPPTDHRGRTRLPAPRAELKQNISRLIIQQQWLDLFERVEAAFMEGANHFWLDLQRATVLSFQKMGGQYQAWADIFLTDIGLMLERLNGIERLSYENGMPFADDETLSWIASNARIHHLDEGDSIAPISISGENNWSEIETQALELAHSESLEQAFQWLQNMPSIRTAKQRYLVQYTQARVAEQFGKHDVALNLLTGLNGQQQGISFLEWEPELLFDVKRCLLRLLKQKNKSKDNTKIELLEKIDLLQHELMQLDPARALSFI